The Ananas comosus cultivar F153 linkage group 20, ASM154086v1, whole genome shotgun sequence region tttttttttcatctgaTTCAAATTTACTTTGCAAAGATTCGATTTTTGAATCTTATTGTTTCTTTTcagatttgagtttttttttttttttaaatttcatttctGTAGCACTTATTATGATCTGAATCTCTTTATCCATCAAGTTTTATGCTTACAATGCAAAATAATTGTTATTAACATTTCAGCATTGATGGAAGTTGTTAATTTAGCACAATTTTTGAATCTGATTGTTGATTTTAGGAATTGGGTTCTTGTTTCTGTAGCATTTGTGGTGCCTGATACCTGTTTGTGTTTTTGCTCAATCCAAAATGTAACAAATAAGGTGCTAAGATGTTCATCAATCTAATCTATTTGTTCTATTGTATGATTCAAGTTTCCCTATAAATTCGTATTCGCCGCGATTTGATTTGTTGTTGTTACTTGTTATGTAGACAATTAATTGCTCTATATAGTTCAACTTCTCTAAATTTTCAGCAGGCTTCGAAGGCGGCTCTGAGCATGTCGAGGCTCCGGTGCGCGCTCCGCGGGTTCGATTTCAGGGCCTTGTTGATTCTCTTCATCGGCGTTCCGCTCCTTATTCTATTCATCTATGTTCATGGCCAAAAGATCACCTACTTTCTCCGCCCCCTGTGGGAATCCCCGCCGAAGCCGTTCACGGTGATCCCTCACTATTATCATGAGAATGTGTCCATGGAAAACCTATGCCGGCTCCACGGATGGGGGATCCGCGAGAACCCCCGCCGTGTCTTCGACGCCGTGCTCTTCAGCAATGAGCTCGACATTCTCGAAATCCGGTGGAACGAGCTGAGCCCCTATGTCTCGGAGTTCGTGCTCCTCGAGTCGAATTCAACGTTCACCGGCCTGGTCAAGCCCCTCTACTTCGCGAAGAACCGGCGCCAATTCGAGTTCGCGGAGTCGAGGCTGACTTACGGGACGATCGGAGGGCGGTTCGTGAAAGGGGAGAACCCCTTCGTCGAGGAGTCGTACCAAAGAGTGGCTCTGGATCAGCTTATCAGGATCGCGGGAATTACCGACGACGATTTGTTGATCATGTCCGACGTCGACGAGATCCCAAGCGGCCACACGATCGATCTCTTGCGGTGGTGCGATGATATTCCTGATAAAATTCACCTCCAGCTACGGAATTACTTGTACTCCTTCGAGTTCTACCTCGACGACCGGAGCTGGAGGGCCTCCGTGCACAAATACCGTGCCGGGAGAACGAGATACGCGCACTTCCGCCAGACCGATGACTTGCTAGCGGATTCCGGGTGGCATTGCAGCTTCTGCTTCCGCCGCATAAGCGACTTCGTATTCAAAATGAAGGCTTATAGCCACGTGGACAGAGTGCGGTTCGCCTACTTCTTGAACCCGTCGAGGATCCAGGATGTCATTTGTCGAGGGGCGGATCTTTTCGACATGCTCCCTGAAGAATACACTTTCCAGGAAATCATTGCAAAGTTGGGGCCGATCCCCCGCACTTTCTCTGCGGTCCGACTCCCCGGCCACCTATTGAAAAATGTCGAGAGGTTTAGATACCTCCTCCCGGGAAATTGTAGAAGAGAAAGTGGCTAAGTTGCCGAAACTTGTATGAGTTATTTCTTACAAAAGCTATAAAGGGTCTCCTTGGGAAACTGACGCTACTAGGCTGAATGATTTGTTATTTTTGGGTGTCCATGAGCGTGGACGAGTTGTGGAGATGATTATATCTCTAATGTTCCATTGAAGAGGGCGTATTTATTTGCCGCAGGAGCTCAGAGGGAGTATACTTACAAGGGATTCGAGTTCATTATTCTACCGTCTTATCGGTATGTGATATCACACTGTTGTAGAATTCAAACCTGGTGCTAGTTTTTATGTTATGGAAATTGGTTCTTTTTCCCCTTGAAACTAATTTATTCATCTATTTATCTTTTTGAACTTTGTTGTCGCAGAATGTTTTACTGACTAGTAGGTTTTTGTACCA contains the following coding sequences:
- the LOC109725766 gene encoding beta-1,4-mannosyl-glycoprotein 4-beta-N-acetylglucosaminyltransferase-like isoform X1, which codes for MPEAGYYNNSKKTDDICEDVCGEQASKAALSMSRLRCALRGFDFRALLILFIGVPLLILFIYVHGQKITYFLRPLWESPPKPFTVIPHYYHENVSMENLCRLHGWGIRENPRRVFDAVLFSNELDILEIRWNELSPYVSEFVLLESNSTFTGLVKPLYFAKNRRQFEFAESRLTYGTIGGRFVKGENPFVEESYQRVALDQLIRIAGITDDDLLIMSDVDEIPSGHTIDLLRWCDDIPDKIHLQLRNYLYSFEFYLDDRSWRASVHKYRAGRTRYAHFRQTDDLLADSGWHCSFCFRRISDFVFKMKAYSHVDRVRFAYFLNPSRIQDVICRGADLFDMLPEEYTFQEIIAKLGPIPRTFSAVRLPGHLLKNVERFRYLLPGNCRRESG
- the LOC109725766 gene encoding beta-1,4-mannosyl-glycoprotein 4-beta-N-acetylglucosaminyltransferase-like isoform X2 encodes the protein MPEAGYYNNSKKTDDICEDVCGEASKAALSMSRLRCALRGFDFRALLILFIGVPLLILFIYVHGQKITYFLRPLWESPPKPFTVIPHYYHENVSMENLCRLHGWGIRENPRRVFDAVLFSNELDILEIRWNELSPYVSEFVLLESNSTFTGLVKPLYFAKNRRQFEFAESRLTYGTIGGRFVKGENPFVEESYQRVALDQLIRIAGITDDDLLIMSDVDEIPSGHTIDLLRWCDDIPDKIHLQLRNYLYSFEFYLDDRSWRASVHKYRAGRTRYAHFRQTDDLLADSGWHCSFCFRRISDFVFKMKAYSHVDRVRFAYFLNPSRIQDVICRGADLFDMLPEEYTFQEIIAKLGPIPRTFSAVRLPGHLLKNVERFRYLLPGNCRRESG